In the Malaya genurostris strain Urasoe2022 chromosome 1, Malgen_1.1, whole genome shotgun sequence genome, one interval contains:
- the LOC131425337 gene encoding paxillin, producing MSTCYGCKEQIKDKMLEALNKCWHPEHFACKECKKRIIENKFHESEGLPVCSKCYDSKFQAICAACRKMVTEKVVKAMGKTWHLEHFICGGPCKQQLSGQTFFERNGKPYCTADYERLYAPKCGGCKKAIAEKALSALEAKWHKDCFKCKLCKEPIGIDSKFRSDKDKQPICEKCGI from the exons atg AGTACCTGCTATGGCTGCAAAGAGCAAATCAAGGACAAAATGTTGGAGGCCCTGAATAAATGTTGGCATCCAGAACATTTCGCCTGCAAGGAATGCAAAAAGCGCATCATCGAGAACAAGTTCCACGAAAGTGAAGGTCTTCCGGTGTGTTCCAAATGCTACGACTCCAAGTTCCAAGCGATCTGTGCCGCGtgcagaaaaatggtcaccgaG AAAGTAGTGAAGGCGATGGGCAAAACCTGGCATTTGGAACACTTTATTTGCGGCGGACCCTGCAAGCAACAATTGTCCGGCCAGACCTTTTTCGAACGCAACGGAAAGCCGTACTGCACGGCCGATTACGAACGGTTGTACGCTCCGAAATGCGGCGGTTGCAAGAAGGCTATTGCAGAAAAGGCTCTGTCAGCACTGGAAGCCAAGTGGCACAAGGACTGCTTCAAGTGCAAG CTCTGCAAAGAACCGATTGGCATTGATTCCAAGTTTCGGTCCGATAAGGATAAACAACCGATTTGTGAGAAATGTGGAATCTAA
- the LOC131425335 gene encoding uncharacterized protein LOC131425335 has protein sequence MDINVNEFLRKSTKAYNFQYLDVTQLDRIIRNVKKSSDVQVDSTSSQMPVETKQKNVRMLQDDEIDEILRTAVMDLQEEEVHCEAPTFLADENHELKSEDDEHSDGESTICSSGSSVLFSPLQPDFQHTSDETTADIEDNLIGDEDCAVHRSILAPKYSLENERNPINDDCLEFLDSESIAEELTIMNNESDGDSESESVKVLPVIRVRSPVKPASAIIETYETEDPYPVNNIQTIFDFAAIERSNKKYSENRLRFVPEISSNLTRPVSRKSLVEEFDTFVKITELQKKVCLLIDDIRHCMGKVEEPEDELEERKREKRTAEFLIRFQRNYLYQINRLEEDVCVMARNSFEFVPKVYQLYKLICQGLKFYLKNMKYFVIGVNPEKLWTLGKQIVSSTKVCVQKGIFDEDDLIVDEINEKCHLLKQSLKEEAGRKKDKKNQRKRVKVSNIPSESTVLNAKYSMYGVTTPVQKRRIPTRKSVSSDTKKRSTLKHRAAKQPPNDTTKTQKCGKIITVPVSKSSSSSLGQSKSKTRVRSARTPAGTIDDVVTQVQQQSDPLANSRLLKEVSSALTKMSTSRDAAISSEVNQELRQLIMDTIQNITQQELKHLIPSLEVR, from the exons ATGGATATCAACGTTAATGAATTTTTGCGGAAAAGCACAAAAGCATACAATTTCCAG TACCTGGACGTTACTCAATTAGATCGAATCATTCGCAATGTTAAAAAAAGTTCAGATGTGCAAGTTGATTCTACTAGTAGTCAAATGCCAGTGGAAACTAAACAGAAAAATGTTCGGATGCTTCAGGACGACGAAATTGACGAAATATTACGAACAGCAGTGATGGATCTACAGGAAGAAGAAGTTCATTGTGAAGCGCCAACTTTCTTAGCTGATGAGAATCATGAATTGAAATCGGAAGATGATGAGCATAGCGATGGGGAATCTACGATTTGTTCATCAGGATCATCTGTACTATTTTCACCTTTGCAACCTGACTTCCAACATACATCGGATGAAACAACAGCAGACATTGAGGATAATCTGATTGGGGACGAAGATTGTGCAGTTCATAGGTCAATATTGGCACCGAAATACTCATTGGAAAATGAACGCAACCCGATTAACGACGACTGCTTAGAGTTTTTAGACTCCGAATCAATTGCCGAGGAACTCACAATAATGAATAACGAAAGCGATGGTGACTCGGAATCGGAATCCGTCAAAGTGCTGCCTGTAATTCGTGTTCGTTCACCAGTTAAACCTGCTTCGGCGATTATCGAAACCTACGAGACCGAAGATCCTTACCCAGTAAACaatattcaaacgatttttgACTTTGCTGCGATCGAACGGTCCAATAAAAAGTACTCTGAAAACAGGCTACGTTTTGTACCCGAAATTTCGTCTAATTTAACACGACCAGTATCTCGGAAGTCACTGGTAGAAGAATTTGATACGTTCGTTAAAATTACTGAGCTTCAGAAGAAAGTGTGTTTGCTGATTGATGATATCCGACACTGTATGGGAAAAGTCGAAGAACCCGAGGATGAGCTTGAAGAACGGAAGCGAGAAAAGCGAACGGCTGAGTTTTTGATTAGATTTCAGAGGaattatttgtaccaaattaatCGTCTGGAAGAAGACGTATGCGTAATGGCCCgaaattcatttgaattcgTTCCGAAAGTTTATCAGTTGTATAAACTAATTTGTCAAGGTCTTAAATTCTacttgaaaaatatgaaatacttTGTCATCGGTGTAAATCCAGAGAAGCTCTGGACGTTGGGAAAACAAATCGTCAGCTCTACAAAGGTCTGTGTGCAGAAAGGAATCTTTGACGAGGATGATTTAATAGTTGACGAAATTAATGAAAAGTGTCACCTGTTGAAGCAAAGTTTAAAAGAAGAAGCTGGtagaaaaaaagacaaaaaaaatcagCGAAAGCGAGTCAAAGTGTCAAACATTCCATCGGAATCAACTGTGCTAAATGCCAAGTATTCAATGTACGGTGTTACAACTCCGGTACAGAAACGGCGCATTCCCACTCGGAAAAGCGTAAGTTCTGACACCAAAAAACGCTCAACATTGAAACATCGTGCTGCCAAACAACCGCCAAATGATACCACGAAAACACAAAAATGTGGTAAAATCATAACAGTTCCTGTATCCAAATCCAGCTCTTCCTCGCTCGGTCAAAGTAAAAGCAAAACCCGAGTGCGTTCAGCACGAACTCCCGCGGGGACTATTGACGATGTGGTGACTCAAGTCCAACAGCAATCAGATCCTTTAGCCAATTCCCGCCTGTTGAAAGAAGTCTCTAGTGCCTTAACGAAAATGTCGACCAGCCGGGATGCCGCCATCAGCTCGGAAGTGAACCAAGAACTGCGACAGTTGATAATGGATactattcaaaatattactCAGCAGGAGTTAAAGCACTTGATACCGTCACTGGAGGTAAGATGA